The proteins below come from a single Dehalococcoidales bacterium genomic window:
- a CDS encoding DEAD/DEAH box helicase: MNFDTFNFHPSIMAGVHALGYSEPTPIQMKAIPPIMQGRDIIGLAQTGTGKTAAFVLPILERLRTGPRGHVRALVISPTRELAEQICEVINGLGSRTGLRSITIYGGVNMDQQTRGLYANPDIVVACPGRLLDHLWKGTINLAKLEVLVIDEADRMFDMGFLPDIRNILECILHKYQALLFSATMPSDIRRLVREILHDPVTVQVDRELPAKTVSHALYPVQQHLKTNLLKEILKKTKTESVLVFTRTKHRAERVAQQLVRGGYKVTSLQGNLSQNQRQAALNGFRNGSIKILVATDIAARGIDILSISHVINYDMPDSTDDYIHRIGRTGRVNKCGDALTFVTSSDADKVRALEQLLHTPLERLTLHGFDYNEAAPDREHHFSQPPRQGFARKQGTGRQMAARR, encoded by the coding sequence ATGAATTTCGATACCTTTAATTTCCATCCGAGCATCATGGCCGGTGTGCATGCGCTCGGTTATTCCGAACCCACACCAATACAAATGAAGGCCATCCCGCCGATTATGCAGGGGCGGGATATCATTGGTCTGGCCCAGACCGGAACGGGTAAGACGGCGGCTTTCGTGCTGCCTATCCTGGAGCGTCTGCGTACCGGCCCGCGGGGACATGTCCGTGCTCTGGTGATCTCGCCCACACGTGAGCTGGCCGAGCAGATCTGCGAGGTTATCAACGGACTGGGAAGCAGGACCGGATTGCGGAGCATTACCATCTATGGCGGGGTAAATATGGACCAGCAAACCCGGGGTTTGTACGCAAATCCTGATATAGTGGTCGCCTGCCCGGGCCGTCTGCTTGACCATCTGTGGAAGGGCACGATAAATCTGGCAAAACTGGAAGTCCTCGTCATCGACGAGGCTGACCGTATGTTCGATATGGGCTTTCTGCCTGATATACGTAATATTCTGGAGTGTATCCTGCATAAATACCAGGCGTTACTTTTCTCGGCGACTATGCCTTCTGATATCCGTCGCCTGGTGCGTGAAATCCTGCATGACCCGGTCACCGTGCAAGTTGACCGCGAGCTGCCGGCAAAAACAGTGTCCCACGCTCTGTACCCGGTGCAACAGCATCTCAAGACAAATCTGCTGAAGGAAATCTTAAAGAAGACCAAGACGGAGTCAGTGCTTGTCTTCACCCGTACCAAGCACCGCGCGGAGCGCGTGGCACAGCAACTGGTAAGAGGCGGGTATAAGGTGACTTCACTGCAGGGGAACCTTTCCCAGAACCAGAGGCAGGCTGCGCTTAACGGCTTCCGCAACGGCTCGATCAAGATTCTGGTGGCGACCGATATTGCCGCCCGCGGCATCGATATTTTGAGCATTTCCCACGTCATCAATTACGATATGCCTGACAGTACGGATGACTATATCCACCGCATCGGCCGTACCGGGCGGGTCAACAAATGCGGCGACGCATTGACCTTCGTAACCAGCTCTGATGCGGACAAAGTACGCGCCCTGGAACAGCTTCTTCACACGCCGCTGGAGCGTCTGACGCTTCATGGTTTTGATTACAATGAGGCTGCGCCGGATAGAGAACATCACTTTTCGCAGCCCCCCCGACAGGGGTTCGCCAGAAAACAGGGAACCGGCAGGCAAATGGCGGCTAGAAGGTAA
- a CDS encoding nicotinate phosphoribosyltransferase: MIAVPPEDMSLLTDLYELTMAQSYFQDNHNGQATFSLFIRGYPPHRGFFVSCGLEDILHYLEEFRFTSGAIDRLQHTGIFSTDFLDYLKGLSFTGMVRAIPEGRLFFVDEPVLEVTAPIIESQIVETFIINQMNLQCLIASKASRCVQASHGRSVVDFSLRRTQGTDAGMKVARASYIAGFNATSNVLAGVTYGIPIAGTMAHSYISSYDHEIDAFRAFTRSFPERSILLIETYDAISGAHKAVEVAREMAARGSAPAGGAHRLR, encoded by the coding sequence ATGATAGCAGTGCCACCTGAGGACATGTCCCTCTTGACTGACCTCTACGAGCTTACCATGGCTCAAAGCTACTTCCAGGATAACCATAATGGACAGGCTACGTTCAGCCTATTTATCCGCGGGTATCCGCCCCACCGGGGTTTCTTTGTTTCCTGCGGTCTGGAGGATATCCTGCACTACCTGGAGGAATTCCGCTTCACCTCCGGAGCCATAGACCGGCTTCAGCATACCGGCATCTTCTCAACCGACTTCCTGGACTATCTCAAGGGACTGAGCTTTACCGGTATGGTGCGGGCGATCCCCGAAGGCCGCCTGTTCTTTGTGGACGAGCCGGTGCTGGAAGTGACAGCGCCAATAATTGAGTCCCAGATCGTGGAGACATTCATCATCAACCAGATGAACCTTCAGTGTCTCATCGCCAGCAAGGCCTCCCGCTGTGTTCAGGCATCACACGGTCGTTCTGTTGTCGATTTCTCCCTTCGCCGCACCCAGGGCACTGATGCCGGGATGAAAGTGGCCCGGGCAAGCTATATCGCCGGTTTTAATGCCACCAGCAATGTCCTGGCAGGGGTGACCTACGGCATTCCCATCGCGGGGACGATGGCCCATTCTTATATCAGTAGTTATGACCATGAAATTGACGCTTTCCGTGCCTTCACTCGAAGCTTCCCGGAGCGGTCCATCCTGCTCATTGAAACCTATGATGCCATCAGCGGCGCTCACAAGGCGGTAGAAGTAGCCAGAGAGATGGCTGCCCGGGGGTCAGCGCCTGCGGGGGGTGCGCATCGACTCCGGTGA
- a CDS encoding peptide chain release factor 3, which produces MSLLVEQTEQNSRDGLLREVSRRRTFAIISHPDAGKTTLTEKLLLYAGAVELAGAVRARGNLQHTASDWMSMEKQRGISISATALEMEYRGCRINLLDTPGHQDFSEDTYRTLMAVDSAVMVLDSAKGIEPQTEKLFRVCRMRGIPILTFINKMDHPGRDPLALLDEVERMLGITAVPLNWPVGDGPTFQGVYDLQGERVLLFQRTTHSQSRAPLQVTGLDDPLLPELLGEQACRKLTEDVELLAGTVAGFDRALFLSGEMTPVFFGSALNNFGVEPFLEAILDLAPPPVPRETEEGIIDPNSEVFSGFVFKVQANIDPRHRDRMAFLRICSGHFRKDMTVYHPRLGRDVRLSRSFRLFGRERETIDEAFPGDVIGIVSPGLFTIGDTVTTGKPMPFARIPRFPPEHFGTLVNGDITRYKQFHKGLLQLEEEGAVQVLHAEDGYSREPVLAAVGELQFDVVLSRLSDEYGVKARIDRLPFTCARWVQAESTALEQISLSRRSNRRCQDLQGRLVILFSSIWDLEYCQKENPDIAFIEMG; this is translated from the coding sequence GTGTCTTTACTGGTAGAGCAAACTGAACAGAATAGCCGGGACGGACTTCTCCGGGAGGTATCCCGGCGGCGTACCTTCGCTATCATATCGCACCCGGATGCCGGCAAGACCACACTGACGGAAAAGCTCTTGCTCTACGCCGGTGCCGTAGAACTGGCCGGGGCTGTCCGGGCGCGCGGTAACCTGCAACATACCGCTTCCGACTGGATGTCCATGGAGAAGCAGAGGGGCATTTCCATTTCGGCAACCGCGCTGGAGATGGAGTACCGCGGATGCCGCATCAATTTACTGGATACGCCCGGCCACCAGGACTTCAGTGAAGACACCTACCGGACGTTGATGGCCGTGGACAGTGCCGTGATGGTGCTGGATAGCGCCAAGGGCATCGAGCCTCAGACGGAAAAACTTTTCCGCGTCTGCCGCATGCGGGGCATACCCATTCTCACCTTCATTAACAAGATGGACCACCCCGGCCGTGACCCGCTGGCGCTGCTCGACGAGGTCGAGAGGATGCTCGGCATCACCGCCGTGCCCTTAAACTGGCCCGTTGGCGATGGTCCTACCTTTCAAGGAGTATATGACCTCCAGGGAGAAAGGGTCCTCCTGTTTCAGCGCACCACGCATAGCCAGTCCCGGGCTCCGCTCCAGGTGACCGGCCTGGACGACCCGTTGCTGCCAGAACTTCTGGGGGAACAGGCGTGCCGAAAACTGACCGAAGATGTGGAACTCCTGGCCGGGACGGTCGCCGGCTTTGACCGGGCGCTTTTCCTGTCCGGCGAGATGACACCCGTGTTTTTTGGCAGCGCCCTGAATAACTTCGGTGTAGAACCTTTTCTGGAAGCCATACTTGACCTGGCGCCGCCGCCTGTCCCCCGGGAGACAGAGGAGGGCATAATTGACCCCAACAGCGAGGTATTTTCCGGCTTTGTCTTCAAGGTACAGGCCAACATCGACCCGCGTCACCGTGACAGAATGGCATTTCTCCGTATCTGCTCCGGCCATTTCCGGAAAGACATGACCGTCTATCATCCCCGCCTGGGACGGGATGTAAGACTATCGCGCTCGTTCCGGCTCTTCGGCCGGGAGCGGGAGACCATTGACGAAGCCTTCCCCGGGGATGTCATCGGCATTGTCAGCCCCGGCCTCTTTACCATCGGCGATACGGTGACGACCGGGAAGCCTATGCCTTTTGCCCGGATACCCCGTTTCCCGCCGGAGCACTTCGGCACGCTGGTCAACGGAGACATCACCCGTTACAAGCAGTTTCACAAGGGACTGCTGCAGCTTGAAGAGGAAGGTGCGGTTCAGGTGCTCCACGCTGAAGACGGCTACAGCCGGGAGCCGGTTCTGGCTGCGGTCGGTGAGCTGCAGTTTGACGTGGTTTTATCCCGGCTATCGGATGAATATGGTGTCAAGGCGCGGATCGACCGGCTGCCTTTCACCTGCGCCAGATGGGTACAGGCTGAAAGCACGGCGCTCGAACAGATATCCCTTTCCCGGCGCTCCAACCGGAGGTGTCAGGACCTCCAGGGACGGTTGGTTATTCTTTTCTCGTCCATATGGGATCTGGAATACTGCCAGAAGGAAAATCCGGACATTGCCTTCATTGAGATGGGCTGA
- a CDS encoding zf-HC2 domain-containing protein: MKCDEISELLAAYLDAETTPEERRHLETHLPTCEKCRGELRLLDSTREDLRRALRERVADVEPSPQVWGWVRQRIESKNPFWEKVSAMMTSPVWRVAIPLVTVLIVFGALLGTGVLPGFRGGQVTTPTVPTTPTVPTTPTVPAPQTHPGLPPRSVLDLGIVSNKSVYSFGELITFEISIINVSHAAIVFGPDPPTTQIKLPGGVSGQEPEPETVATFTPGSGEVKLEPGGELTWSVAWDQRDSRGQQVPPGPYFPNIKVSDIIIDGKAGPRIGTASGILIQPPLEPGERVVEVNQSRSVESNVFTLERIELKTGGMDIYASVRAADNASVNIYVVNAEAEYGIDGGPLKKAGPSEILHNTLHIWKSLPPVPADAGEITFTITRFGNLEGPWEFKVPLQ; this comes from the coding sequence ATGAAGTGCGATGAGATAAGTGAACTGCTGGCAGCATACCTGGATGCAGAGACGACTCCTGAAGAACGGCGTCATCTTGAGACGCACCTGCCCACCTGCGAGAAGTGCCGGGGAGAACTGCGATTGCTGGACTCCACCCGGGAAGATCTGCGCCGGGCGCTCAGGGAAAGGGTCGCTGATGTTGAGCCGTCTCCGCAGGTCTGGGGATGGGTAAGACAGCGTATCGAATCGAAGAACCCGTTTTGGGAAAAGGTCAGCGCCATGATGACCAGTCCCGTATGGCGCGTGGCGATACCGCTAGTCACGGTGTTGATTGTCTTCGGTGCGCTTCTGGGGACGGGAGTTTTGCCCGGGTTCCGGGGCGGTCAAGTCACTACGCCGACAGTCCCAACAACCCCTACCGTACCAACGACACCGACGGTGCCGGCTCCGCAGACACACCCTGGCCTGCCACCGCGAAGCGTTCTGGACCTGGGTATAGTTTCCAATAAGAGCGTTTACTCATTCGGGGAGCTAATCACATTTGAAATATCTATCATAAACGTCAGTCACGCTGCAATAGTGTTCGGTCCCGACCCTCCTACGACACAGATAAAATTGCCCGGCGGGGTTTCGGGACAGGAGCCTGAGCCTGAGACCGTAGCGACCTTTACCCCTGGTTCAGGGGAAGTGAAACTGGAGCCGGGCGGAGAACTGACATGGAGCGTTGCCTGGGACCAGCGAGATAGCCGGGGGCAACAGGTTCCGCCCGGACCCTACTTTCCCAATATAAAGGTAAGCGATATTATCATAGACGGTAAAGCGGGGCCGAGAATTGGGACGGCTTCCGGGATACTGATTCAGCCCCCGCTGGAGCCCGGTGAGAGAGTAGTGGAAGTAAACCAATCTCGTAGCGTGGAGAGCAACGTCTTTACCCTGGAGCGAATCGAGCTAAAGACCGGAGGAATGGATATCTACGCTTCCGTAAGGGCTGCTGATAACGCGTCGGTTAATATATACGTGGTAAACGCCGAAGCTGAATACGGTATCGACGGAGGACCCCTGAAGAAGGCAGGCCCGTCCGAGATTCTGCATAATACACTCCATATCTGGAAAAGCCTGCCCCCTGTCCCTGCTGATGCCGGAGAAATCACCTTTACTATCACCCGTTTCGGTAACCTGGAAGGTCCCTGGGAGTTCAAGGTACCGCTCCAATAA
- a CDS encoding RNA polymerase sigma factor produces MAELTSKWQTGDTTAFEALFRQYQQLVFKTAYLITGTREEAEDVLQEVFVSVWRSRHTFDPDKGKLTTWLHRITVNKCLERQRKKKLTSVSLERFDLPEAEASAGVPVDRAEQERLTAAMDVMDSKHRTVLVLRYFNELSYDEIAHTLGIPPGTVKSRINQALKLLRGQFDLQHGKTRG; encoded by the coding sequence ATGGCCGAATTGACAAGTAAATGGCAAACGGGCGATACGACTGCTTTTGAAGCCCTGTTCCGGCAGTACCAGCAGCTTGTGTTCAAGACCGCCTACCTTATCACGGGCACAAGGGAAGAGGCCGAGGATGTCCTGCAGGAGGTATTTGTATCGGTGTGGAGATCGCGTCATACTTTCGACCCGGATAAGGGCAAGCTCACCACCTGGCTGCACAGGATCACGGTCAATAAGTGCCTGGAGAGGCAACGCAAGAAGAAATTGACCTCCGTATCCCTGGAAAGGTTCGATTTACCGGAGGCAGAGGCTAGTGCCGGGGTGCCGGTAGACAGGGCAGAGCAGGAAAGGCTCACAGCGGCCATGGATGTGATGGACAGCAAGCACCGGACGGTGCTGGTATTGAGATACTTCAACGAGCTATCCTACGATGAAATCGCGCACACATTAGGTATTCCTCCGGGGACAGTCAAGTCAAGGATAAATCAGGCGCTGAAGCTACTGCGGGGACAATTCGATCTTCAGCACGGAAAAACGCGCGGGTAG
- a CDS encoding metallopeptidase family protein yields the protein MDREKFEQLVALTIQALPDEFTHRLENIVVVVEDWPSTEQLHRLGFRHSQSLLGLYEGVPLTKRSSHYGLVTPDKITIFQKPIERKCGQDDTGVADEIARVVKHEIAHHFGISDARLKKLDM from the coding sequence ATGGACAGAGAGAAATTCGAGCAGCTTGTCGCCCTGACCATTCAGGCTTTGCCGGATGAATTCACTCACAGACTCGAAAACATTGTTGTAGTAGTGGAGGACTGGCCCAGTACCGAACAACTACACCGGTTAGGCTTCAGGCATAGTCAGTCCTTGCTCGGGCTGTATGAGGGCGTGCCCCTGACCAAACGGAGCTCTCACTACGGGCTGGTAACGCCTGACAAGATAACCATCTTTCAGAAGCCAATCGAGAGAAAGTGCGGCCAGGATGATACCGGGGTGGCCGATGAGATAGCCAGAGTGGTCAAGCACGAAATAGCGCATCATTTTGGAATAAGCGATGCGCGACTTAAAAAACTTGATATGTAG
- a CDS encoding flavin reductase family protein — protein sequence MGKIQMGPQTLLYPMPAMLIGADVDGEPSFMVCAWCGIANSEPPMISVGVRRSRHTQKGIRENMTFSVNVPSVDIIKEADYCGTNSGPKANKLDICRFKVFYGKLKNAPLIEQCPVNLECKVMHVLDLGTHQLFVGTIEETHVSEDCLTDGKPDVNKIKPYIFVKSTVTQYQAFGEVIAQVGSPGRELKTGK from the coding sequence GTGGGAAAAATTCAGATGGGGCCCCAGACACTGCTTTACCCGATGCCCGCAATGTTAATCGGGGCCGATGTTGATGGTGAGCCGAGCTTTATGGTCTGCGCCTGGTGCGGCATCGCTAACAGCGAGCCTCCCATGATTTCCGTAGGGGTCAGGCGCAGCCGGCATACTCAGAAGGGCATCAGGGAAAACATGACCTTCTCCGTAAATGTACCCTCCGTTGATATCATTAAGGAAGCTGACTACTGCGGCACCAACTCCGGCCCCAAAGCCAACAAACTGGATATTTGCCGCTTCAAGGTGTTTTACGGCAAGCTGAAGAATGCCCCGCTCATCGAGCAATGCCCCGTAAACCTGGAATGCAAGGTCATGCATGTCCTGGACCTGGGGACTCACCAGCTCTTTGTCGGTACCATCGAAGAGACCCACGTTTCCGAGGACTGTCTCACCGATGGCAAGCCGGATGTTAACAAAATCAAGCCCTACATCTTCGTCAAGTCAACGGTAACCCAGTATCAAGCCTTTGGGGAAGTAATAGCTCAGGTGGGCAGCCCCGGCCGGGAACTGAAAACAGGCAAATGA
- a CDS encoding (Fe-S)-binding protein — MQIVTPEKEVIDIIKEGGTDLFKFCYQCGMCNTACPWNRVRNFLIRRTMHQSQLGLVDFESEDLWLCATCNACVVRCPRGVKIIDVWRALRQVIAEVGVGKMPDPLRLAVKNISAVGNPLGEDREKRTDWAKDLNVKTFTKGTEVLYFPCCYQEYDARGQKVARAVVDILNKANVDFGILGNEQSCCGESARKAGNESLFRSLVESNIALFNDTGVTRIVTTSPHCYHTFKNEYPDLGGNFEVMHFTQYLSELLNDGKLKFTKEFNKKVAYHDSCYLGRHNNIYDEPRQILESVPGLELVEMIDSREDGLCCGGGGGRVWEETKKGERFSDIRIEQALETGASTLASACPYCMVMFEDSVLTTEKSDVIEVKDLSEIVQEAL; from the coding sequence ATGCAGATAGTTACTCCTGAAAAAGAAGTCATTGACATCATCAAAGAAGGTGGAACCGACCTCTTCAAGTTCTGCTATCAGTGCGGGATGTGTAACACCGCCTGCCCCTGGAACAGGGTGCGCAATTTCCTCATCCGTCGCACCATGCACCAGTCACAACTGGGTCTGGTCGACTTTGAAAGTGAAGACCTGTGGCTGTGTGCCACCTGTAACGCCTGCGTGGTAAGGTGCCCGAGGGGCGTCAAGATAATAGACGTCTGGCGCGCCTTGCGCCAGGTCATCGCCGAGGTGGGCGTCGGCAAGATGCCCGACCCGCTGAGGCTGGCCGTGAAAAACATATCGGCGGTAGGCAATCCCCTGGGGGAAGACCGGGAAAAGCGGACTGACTGGGCAAAAGACCTGAACGTGAAGACCTTCACCAAAGGCACCGAGGTACTCTACTTCCCCTGTTGTTACCAGGAATACGATGCCCGCGGTCAAAAGGTAGCCCGGGCGGTGGTTGATATCCTGAACAAGGCAAATGTAGACTTCGGTATCCTGGGGAATGAACAGTCCTGCTGCGGCGAGAGCGCCCGCAAAGCCGGCAATGAAAGCCTGTTCCGCAGCCTGGTCGAAAGCAACATCGCTCTTTTCAATGATACCGGAGTTACCCGGATTGTTACCACCTCACCCCACTGCTATCACACTTTTAAGAATGAGTATCCGGACCTGGGCGGTAATTTCGAGGTAATGCATTTCACGCAGTACTTGAGCGAACTGCTGAACGATGGCAAATTGAAATTTACCAAAGAATTCAACAAGAAGGTGGCCTATCACGATTCCTGTTACCTGGGACGGCACAATAATATTTATGACGAGCCGCGCCAGATACTGGAGAGCGTTCCGGGACTGGAACTGGTCGAGATGATTGATTCCCGTGAGGACGGCCTGTGCTGCGGCGGCGGCGGCGGCCGCGTCTGGGAGGAAACCAAAAAAGGAGAAAGGTTCTCCGATATCCGAATAGAACAGGCGCTGGAAACCGGAGCCAGCACCCTGGCCTCTGCCTGCCCGTACTGTATGGTCATGTTTGAGGACAGTGTGCTGACCACGGAGAAAAGTGACGTTATTGAAGTTAAAGACCTCTCTGAAATTGTTCAGGAGGCCCTATAG
- a CDS encoding FAD-dependent oxidoreductase: MTTQQQGSRRKKLPPTGNMGDVMVVGGGVSGIQASLDLANNGFRVFLVDEAPNIGGKMAQLDKTFPTNDCSMCILSPKFIECDRHPNIEILAYTEVEKVTGEAGDFQVTLRRKPRFIDEELCIGCRECHHYCPVKIADEFNQNLKTKKSLFIPFAQSVPNVSTIDETTCLFFQGKCKSCVPICKNNAIDLYMKEEKVEAHVGAIILAPGYQVFDPALRADYGYGKMQNVITSLEYERIICAAGPFEGQLLRPSDKKHAKKIAWIQCVGSRQVTPGGNSYCSAVCCMYTTKQVILAKEHDSSIETTVFHNDIRAYGKDFEQYYNRAERMPGVRYIRSYVTVGREIPESKNVTIKYSVEGEGVKEEEFDLVVLSVGLEASTSAEKLAEKLSIDLNDHGFCKTNELSPIETSRPGIFVSGAFQGPIDIPESVVTASGAAALCGQLLAEQRGKLSQERVYPPERDVSGEELRIGVFACHCGTNIASVVSIPELVEYAKTLGNVVHVENNLYACSSDTAKGISDTIREKGLNRVIVAACTPRTHEPVFQDTLREAGINKYLFVMANVREQSSWVHAREKEKATQKAKDITRMAVARAMKQQPLEEYEVPVNKRGLVLGGGLAGMVSALSLAEQGFPVTLVEKEAELGGVARRIHYTLDGMDVPAYLNNLIQRVQQHPLIELLTKTAVISNSGYVGNFVTKVMSEDKITEIEHGVAIIATGSEEYKPAEYLYGKDERVVTLLELEELIAKDDARLLDSQSLVMIQCVGCRQEDRPHCSRVCCGQAIKNALKLKEKKPDMDIYILYRDMRTYGFREDYYREAANQDVKFIRYEADDKPQVEVIEVGGKPTLRVTVTDPILGQKVAIDTDTLALAAAVIPAASNKETSQQFKAPLNQDGFFLEAHVKLRPVDFAVDGIFVCGIAHFPKYMPETISQAYGAAGRAATILSKETIVSTGTICEIDEEKCIGCSICASVCPFKAIEMQESPEGLKAKVFPVVCKSCGICNVKCPTGAASLKHFNDEQIFTQIETAFRTPAGKEKELQPV, encoded by the coding sequence ATGACAACGCAACAGCAAGGTAGTAGAAGGAAAAAACTCCCCCCCACCGGTAATATGGGGGACGTTATGGTGGTCGGTGGCGGAGTCAGCGGTATCCAGGCTTCGCTGGACCTGGCCAATAACGGCTTCCGTGTTTTCCTGGTTGACGAAGCGCCCAACATCGGCGGCAAGATGGCCCAGCTCGACAAGACATTCCCGACCAATGACTGCTCGATGTGTATCCTCTCCCCCAAGTTTATCGAGTGTGACCGGCACCCCAATATCGAAATTCTGGCCTATACCGAAGTGGAGAAGGTAACAGGGGAAGCCGGAGATTTCCAGGTAACTCTAAGAAGAAAACCCAGGTTCATTGACGAGGAACTATGTATTGGCTGTCGTGAATGTCATCACTATTGCCCGGTCAAGATTGCGGACGAATTTAACCAGAACCTGAAGACCAAGAAATCCCTGTTTATTCCCTTCGCCCAGTCTGTCCCCAACGTTTCTACTATTGACGAGACAACCTGCCTTTTCTTCCAGGGAAAATGCAAATCCTGCGTGCCGATTTGTAAGAATAATGCCATTGACCTTTACATGAAGGAAGAAAAGGTAGAGGCCCATGTCGGGGCGATAATTCTGGCCCCGGGCTACCAGGTATTTGACCCGGCGCTGAGGGCGGACTACGGCTACGGCAAGATGCAAAACGTGATCACCAGCCTGGAATACGAGCGGATAATATGCGCCGCCGGACCTTTCGAGGGTCAGTTGTTACGCCCTTCCGACAAGAAACACGCCAAAAAGATAGCCTGGATTCAATGTGTCGGCTCGCGGCAGGTCACCCCGGGCGGCAATAGCTACTGCTCAGCGGTCTGCTGTATGTATACCACCAAGCAGGTAATCCTGGCCAAGGAACACGACAGCAGCATTGAAACCACGGTATTTCATAACGATATCCGCGCCTACGGCAAGGACTTCGAGCAGTACTACAACCGGGCGGAAAGAATGCCCGGAGTACGCTACATCAGAAGCTACGTTACCGTAGGTAGAGAAATACCGGAAAGCAAGAACGTGACCATAAAATACTCCGTCGAGGGCGAGGGAGTTAAAGAAGAAGAATTTGACCTGGTGGTCTTATCCGTAGGACTGGAAGCTTCAACCAGCGCTGAAAAGCTGGCTGAGAAGCTCTCCATTGACCTCAATGATCACGGATTCTGCAAGACTAATGAACTCAGTCCTATTGAGACCAGCCGCCCCGGCATCTTTGTCAGCGGGGCTTTCCAGGGTCCCATAGACATTCCCGAGTCAGTGGTGACTGCCAGCGGCGCCGCCGCTCTCTGCGGCCAGCTACTCGCCGAACAGCGCGGTAAACTGTCCCAAGAAAGGGTATACCCGCCGGAGCGGGATGTCTCCGGAGAGGAACTGAGGATAGGCGTCTTTGCCTGCCACTGCGGCACTAATATTGCCAGCGTGGTTAGTATACCTGAGCTGGTGGAATACGCCAAGACCCTGGGTAACGTGGTGCATGTGGAAAATAACCTCTACGCCTGCTCCTCGGACACGGCGAAAGGCATATCCGACACCATCAGAGAGAAGGGGCTCAACCGGGTCATCGTTGCCGCCTGTACTCCCCGCACCCACGAGCCGGTATTCCAGGACACACTCCGCGAAGCCGGTATTAATAAATATCTCTTCGTCATGGCTAACGTGCGGGAACAGTCTTCCTGGGTGCATGCCCGGGAAAAAGAGAAGGCCACCCAGAAAGCCAAAGATATCACCCGGATGGCGGTAGCCCGCGCCATGAAGCAGCAGCCCCTGGAAGAGTACGAGGTCCCGGTCAACAAGAGAGGGCTGGTACTCGGTGGCGGTCTGGCTGGCATGGTCAGCGCCCTGAGCCTGGCCGAGCAAGGGTTCCCCGTCACCCTGGTTGAGAAAGAGGCGGAGCTGGGCGGAGTCGCCCGCAGAATACACTACACCCTGGACGGAATGGATGTGCCCGCTTACCTGAACAACCTTATCCAGCGGGTTCAGCAGCACCCATTGATTGAACTTCTGACCAAAACCGCGGTCATCAGTAACTCCGGCTATGTCGGAAACTTTGTGACTAAAGTAATGTCCGAAGACAAAATAACGGAAATAGAGCACGGCGTTGCCATTATCGCCACTGGCAGCGAAGAGTACAAACCGGCGGAATATCTCTACGGTAAGGACGAGAGGGTGGTTACCCTCCTCGAACTCGAGGAGCTAATCGCCAAAGATGACGCCAGGTTACTCGATTCACAGAGCCTGGTGATGATACAGTGCGTCGGCTGCCGGCAGGAAGACCGGCCCCATTGCAGCCGGGTATGCTGTGGTCAAGCGATTAAGAATGCGCTAAAGCTAAAAGAGAAAAAACCCGATATGGACATCTACATCCTCTACCGCGATATGAGGACCTACGGTTTTAGAGAGGACTACTACCGGGAAGCGGCCAACCAGGACGTAAAGTTCATCCGCTACGAGGCTGACGACAAGCCGCAGGTGGAAGTCATCGAAGTCGGTGGCAAGCCCACCTTGAGGGTTACCGTAACCGACCCCATTTTAGGGCAGAAGGTAGCTATTGATACCGACACCCTGGCGCTGGCGGCCGCGGTTATTCCCGCCGCCAGCAATAAAGAAACATCCCAGCAATTCAAGGCACCCCTGAACCAGGACGGCTTCTTCCTGGAGGCCCACGTAAAGCTGCGCCCGGTGGACTTCGCCGTGGACGGGATTTTCGTCTGTGGTATCGCCCACTTCCCCAAGTATATGCCGGAGACAATAAGCCAGGCTTACGGAGCCGCTGGCAGGGCCGCCACCATCCTCTCCAAAGAAACGATTGTATCCACCGGTACGATCTGTGAGATTGACGAGGAGAAGTGCATCGGCTGCAGCATCTGTGCCTCCGTCTGCCCGTTCAAAGCGATAGAGATGCAGGAGTCACCGGAAGGCTTGAAAGCCAAGGTCTTCCCGGTAGTCTGTAAATCGTGCGGTATCTGTAACGTCAAATGCCCCACCGGGGCCGCCTCCCTCAAGCACTTCAATGACGAGCAGATTTTCACGCAGATTGAGACCGCATTCAGGACGCCCGCGGGCAAGGAAAAGGAACTGCAACCGGTCTAA